A part of Bosea sp. (in: a-proteobacteria) genomic DNA contains:
- a CDS encoding invasion associated locus B family protein, with the protein MRQWPWCNLKGVLAAAAFAAFAAGSGPAMAQGVVRSSHGDWQMRCETPPGAKSEQCALVQNVAAEDRPNVTLLVIALKTADSQSRLLRVVAPLGVLLPAGLGLKIDDKDIGRAGFVRCLNTGCIAEVVMDDALIAALKAGQNATFIVFQTPEEGVGIPVSLTGFGEGLEKLP; encoded by the coding sequence ATGCGGCAATGGCCTTGGTGCAACCTCAAGGGCGTCCTGGCGGCGGCGGCGTTCGCCGCGTTCGCGGCCGGCTCAGGTCCCGCCATGGCTCAGGGTGTGGTGCGCTCCAGCCACGGCGATTGGCAGATGCGCTGCGAGACGCCGCCAGGCGCCAAGTCCGAACAGTGCGCGCTCGTGCAGAACGTAGCGGCCGAAGACAGGCCCAACGTCACGTTGCTCGTCATCGCCCTCAAGACGGCCGACAGCCAGAGCCGCCTGCTGCGCGTCGTCGCGCCCCTTGGCGTGCTGCTCCCGGCCGGCCTGGGGCTCAAGATCGACGACAAGGACATTGGCCGCGCCGGCTTCGTGCGCTGCCTGAACACAGGCTGCATCGCCGAGGTGGTGATGGATGACGCGCTGATCGCCGCGCTCAAGGCCGGGCAGAACGCCACCTTCATCGTGTTTCAAACACCTGAGGAGGGCGTCGGGATACCTGTATCGCTGACCGGGTTCGGCGAAGGGCTGGAGAAACTTCCGTGA